The following proteins are co-located in the Schistocerca nitens isolate TAMUIC-IGC-003100 chromosome 2, iqSchNite1.1, whole genome shotgun sequence genome:
- the LOC126236547 gene encoding uncharacterized protein LOC126236547 isoform X5 produces MKAALLLVAALVAVAEVHGQPEESTTANIGNETLSTGNITAESRFLGRSSYTEDDDDTICVAADNKFYLHANSLKLYSCYNQLPKVYVVKPKSQCKPYLSDCPRN; encoded by the exons CACTGGTAGCAGTGGCGGAGGTCCACGGACAACCAGAAGAGTCGACCACCGCCAACATCGGGAATGAGACTCTAAGCACCGGCAATATCACAGCTGAGAGTAGATTTCTGGGGAGGTCGTCCTACACGGAAGATGACGATGATACCATTTGTGTCGCAGCAGACAACAAGTTCTACTTGCATGCTAATTCGTTGAAGCTGTATTCTTGCTACAACCAACTACCGAAAG TTTACGTGGTGAAACCAAAGAGTCAATGCAAACCATACCTGTCAGATTGTCCCAGGAACTAG
- the LOC126236547 gene encoding uncharacterized protein LOC126236547 isoform X9, whose translation MKASLLLVAALVAVAEVHGQPEESTTANIGNETLSTGNITAESRFLGRSSYTEDDDDTICVAADNKFYLHANSLKLYSCYNQLPKVYVVKPKSQCKPYLSDCPRN comes from the exons CACTGGTAGCAGTGGCGGAGGTCCACGGACAACCAGAAGAGTCGACCACCGCCAACATCGGGAATGAGACTCTAAGCACCGGCAATATCACAGCTGAGAGTAGATTTCTGGGGAGGTCGTCCTACACGGAAGATGACGATGATACCATTTGTGTCGCAGCAGACAACAAGTTCTACTTGCATGCTAATTCGTTGAAGCTGTATTCTTGCTACAACCAACTACCGAAAG TTTACGTGGTGAAACCAAAGAGTCAATGCAAACCATACCTGTCAGATTGTCCCAGGAACTAG